In a genomic window of Pelotomaculum thermopropionicum SI:
- the ProC gene encoding pyrroline-5-carboxylate reductase: MPLKGQKIGFLGGGAMGEALMTGLLRTGLVNPPAICVSDVNSGRLEYLGKKLGVETHPKNEAVVRKADIIVMAVKPDAVAHLMKEIAPLLRPGQTLISIAAGVTSAFIESFLNSPVPVVRVMPNTPCLVGEGASAVSAGKYAGRENMEKALAIFSAAGKAVEVPERLLDCVTGLSGSGPAYMYVILEGLIDGAVRLGLPRDQARLLAAQTMLGAAKMVLETGEHPARLKDMVTTPGGTTIAGLFALEEGAVRALLMKAVEAAAERSRQLSGLI, translated from the coding sequence ATGCCTTTGAAGGGGCAGAAAATAGGCTTCCTTGGCGGAGGGGCCATGGGTGAAGCCCTTATGACAGGTTTGCTCCGAACAGGTCTGGTGAACCCGCCTGCAATTTGTGTAAGCGATGTCAACTCCGGGCGGTTGGAGTACCTGGGGAAAAAGCTGGGAGTGGAAACCCATCCGAAAAATGAAGCTGTTGTGAGAAAAGCCGATATTATTGTAATGGCAGTTAAGCCGGATGCAGTCGCTCACCTGATGAAGGAAATTGCTCCCCTGCTCAGGCCGGGGCAAACCCTTATATCAATTGCCGCCGGGGTGACGTCTGCTTTTATTGAGTCCTTTTTAAACAGCCCCGTACCGGTGGTGCGGGTGATGCCCAATACACCCTGCCTGGTAGGCGAAGGCGCCAGTGCTGTCAGCGCCGGCAAATACGCCGGCAGGGAAAACATGGAGAAAGCCCTGGCCATTTTCAGCGCGGCGGGAAAAGCGGTGGAAGTGCCGGAGCGCCTGTTGGACTGCGTAACCGGCCTGAGCGGCAGCGGCCCCGCCTACATGTATGTGATTCTGGAGGGGCTCATCGACGGGGCGGTACGCCTCGGCCTGCCCAGGGACCAGGCCAGGCTGCTGGCCGCCCAGACCATGCTGGGGGCGGCCAAGATGGTGCTTGAAACCGGTGAGCACCCCGCCCGGCTGAAGGATATGGTGACCACGCCGGGCGGTACCACCATAGCCGGTCTGTTTGCCCTGGAGGAAGGGGCTGTGCGGGCTTTGTTAATGAAGGCAGTTGAAGCCGCTGCCGAACGTTCGCGCCAGTTGTCCGGCTTAATATAA
- a CDS encoding hypothetical protein (containing partial COG1799, Uncharacterized protein conserved in bacteria) → MAGAARFCFLGRFALLRTGCKKIQIKRRRLKAVVAFKLVDKVLSFMGFEEEVVEEEEKRARDEIVEEQPWQRKKEKDRGAVLSLHAQRQVRVVVVEPRAFDEVQGIADNLKNRRPVIVNLEQAEPDLAKRIVDFISGATYALNGSLQKVGSGIFLFVPNNMDIASDLKDPQKEKGIFTWMRS, encoded by the coding sequence TTGGCGGGCGCAGCTAGATTTTGCTTTTTGGGCCGGTTTGCTTTGCTCCGGACGGGATGTAAGAAAATACAAATAAAGAGAAGGAGGTTAAAAGCGGTCGTGGCCTTTAAATTAGTGGATAAAGTATTGAGCTTCATGGGCTTTGAAGAGGAGGTTGTGGAAGAAGAGGAAAAGCGTGCCCGTGACGAGATAGTTGAAGAACAGCCCTGGCAGAGGAAAAAAGAAAAGGACAGGGGGGCCGTTTTAAGCCTGCATGCCCAGCGCCAGGTGCGGGTGGTTGTTGTCGAACCCAGGGCTTTTGATGAGGTGCAGGGCATTGCCGACAATTTAAAAAACAGGCGTCCAGTTATTGTCAACCTGGAACAGGCCGAACCGGACCTGGCCAAGCGGATTGTAGACTTCATCAGCGGGGCCACCTATGCCTTAAACGGCAGCCTGCAAAAAGTGGGCAGCGGTATTTTCCTTTTTGTCCCGAACAACATGGACATTGCCAGCGATTTAAAGGACCCGCAGAAGGAAAAGGGAATATTCACGTGGATGCGTTCGTGA
- a CDS encoding predicted enzyme (TIM-barrel fold), with protein MSVLENLNRVRRRIDAAAGRAGRNPEEIKLVAVTKTVAVETIREVLSGGVCCLGESRVQEFLQKYGQLPAGVEWHFIGHLQTNKVKKIIGKVSLIHSLDRWSLAEALSRAACEAGTAARVLVQVNIAGEKTKYGLLPSETPQFVAEAARLPGLEVMGLMTIAPWCENAEEVRPVFRQLKELAGKLTGLEGVKMDYLSMGMSGDFEVAVEEGANIVRVGSAIFGGRS; from the coding sequence TTGAGTGTACTGGAAAACCTGAACCGGGTACGGCGCCGCATTGATGCTGCAGCCGGCCGGGCCGGCCGGAATCCGGAAGAAATAAAGCTGGTGGCGGTTACTAAGACGGTTGCCGTGGAAACCATCAGGGAGGTGCTTTCCGGCGGGGTTTGCTGTCTGGGTGAAAGCAGGGTTCAGGAGTTCCTGCAAAAATACGGCCAGTTGCCTGCCGGCGTGGAATGGCACTTTATCGGACATCTTCAGACCAATAAGGTAAAAAAAATTATCGGCAAGGTAAGCCTGATTCATTCGCTGGACCGCTGGTCGCTGGCGGAAGCGTTGAGCAGAGCGGCCTGTGAGGCCGGTACGGCGGCCAGGGTACTGGTTCAGGTGAACATAGCAGGTGAAAAAACCAAATACGGCCTTTTGCCGTCCGAGACACCGCAATTTGTGGCCGAGGCCGCACGGCTGCCCGGGCTGGAGGTAATGGGGCTGATGACCATAGCTCCCTGGTGCGAAAACGCAGAGGAAGTGCGGCCGGTTTTCAGGCAGTTAAAAGAGCTTGCCGGGAAGCTGACCGGCCTTGAGGGCGTTAAAATGGATTATCTTTCCATGGGCATGAGCGGTGATTTTGAGGTTGCCGTCGAGGAAGGTGCCAATATTGTCCGGGTAGGGTCGGCCATATTTGGCGGGCGCAGCTAG